One window from the genome of Cucumis melo cultivar AY chromosome 10, USDA_Cmelo_AY_1.0, whole genome shotgun sequence encodes:
- the LOC103501409 gene encoding 60S ribosomal protein L35a-1: MVKGRQGERVRLYTRGTILGYKRSKSNQYPNTSLLQIEGVNSKDEVSWYQGKRLAYIYKAKVKKNGSHYRCIWGKVARPHGNSGIVRAKFKSNLPPKSMGDRVRVFMYPSNI; this comes from the exons ATGGTGAAGGGAAGGCAAGGAGAGAGAGTCAG ACTCTACACCAGAGGAACAATTCTCGGCTACAAGAG GTCGAAGTCGAACCAGTACCCAAACACTTCTTTACTCCAGATCGAGGGTGTTAATTCTAAGGATGAGGTTTCTTGGTACCAAGGGAAACGATTGGCATATATTTACAAGGCTAAAGTGAAGAAGAATGGTTCCCATTATCGTTGCATTTGGGGCAAAGTAGCAAGACCTCATGGTAACAGTGGTATCGTTAGAGCGAAGTTCAAGTCTAATCTCCCACCAAAATCCATG GGTGACAGGGTCAGAGTATTCATGTACCCCAGCAACATTTGA